The Chlorocebus sabaeus isolate Y175 chromosome 22, mChlSab1.0.hap1, whole genome shotgun sequence genome segment gtttgtacaaatattctttaattcatatcacTTCACTTTCACAAGTTGAAactcaagttaaaatgagatttttaatatataattctaATTTATTGAGTCAGTTTCTTCATGGGATATTACTAGCATGATGGGTGGAGTGAGGTCTGCCGTGGAGAGGTTTGGTGACaagctttgctttcttctttacTTTGATGAAAATTGTTTATTCAATTATGAAAATGggtacacatttctttttctttttgctttttttttttttttttttttgagacggagtcttgctctgtcgcccaggctggagtgcagtagtgcgatctcggctcactgcaagctccgcctcccgggtttacgccattctcctgcctcagcctcccaagtagctgggactacaggcgccagctaccacacccggctaattcttttgtatttttagtagagacgggtttcaccatgttagccaggatggtctcgatctcctgacctcgtgatccgcccgtctcggcctcccaaagtgctgggattacaggcgtgagccaccatgcccagctcttttttcttttttagagatagggtcttgctttcttaagagcccaggctggcatgcagtggcgtgatcttgactcactgcaacatctgcctctcaggctcaagtgatccttccgccttagcctcccgagtaactgggactatgggcatgcaccaccatgcctagctaatttttgtagtttttgtagagatgggatttcaccatgttgcccaggttggtctcgaacacctgggctcaagtgatcacctgccttggcctcccaaagtgctgggattacaggcatgagtcaccgtgctgggcccatttttttttcttaaaaaaagaaaaaaaagaggatgggCAAGACTGTTCCTAATTGAGGTCGTATTTACACCTATCTTAGCCACTtagctcatttttttcatttattcaaaaacattTAGGGAGAGAGGGCTACTCTGTACCAGGCATTGCCCTGGTACTGACCACACAGCAGTCAAGGAAACTGACAGCATTCCTCCCTTGTGGAGTTTACATCCCAGTGGTGGAGATGGACAGCAGACAACTAGATCAGTAATAAGATGTGAGGGAGAGTGGCCAGTGTAATGGAGATGAAGCTGGGGAAGGAGATCCAGAGTGATGGGATGGAGGCAGAGCTGGCTTTGGTCAGAGAAGGTCTCTGAGGAGATAGCACTGGAGCATAAACCCAGACAAATGAGGGAGGAGCCTCATGGACAATTGCCGGCAACCTCATTCCATGCATATGGAGCCCAACGTTGTGGTCAAACTCCCCAGTGTGGCCAGTCAACTCTTGAGCACTGGACATGGTCTATCTCACTGCAGAAGGGGAGGGAAAATGAGACAATGTAGGGAGAACTCTCCTACTGCCCCCCAGGTCCTGGCAGGTGGCTGGAGTAAGATCTTGGCATTGTGTGTTCTGATGGCTTACTAGAAGGTTGGTACCTACCTTTACAGGGTGAGACCTGAGCAGTGTGTTCTGAAACTGCCACCTGGGGAATGAGCATGAGCCTAGGGGTCATTGCTGGAGTTATAATCCTGCACATTGTAAGACTTGCTCCACTGTACCTAACCTGGTGGTGGACTCCTTCCTCTTTTGTGTCATTTGATTACCTCACCTCATCACCTAGTGGCACTCACCTAGAGGAAAAGTAGTTACTTAGCAGGCTTTGATAGAAACAACAAAGAGATGAAAATGTATAGGATCAGGGATCAGGAGATGCATGCGTCCCACTCTTTCCATTGATTGATCCATTGATGTCATTTAATACAGTGTAAGGTTCCTAGGGGGCTAAGAGTATGAGATCTGGATTGTGTGACCTCGTGCCAGTAACTTAACCTTTCTAAgtcttttttccttcatctgtGATGTTGGGGAAATGGTGCGACAGGGAGGCTTCTTGGAAAAAGTGATATCTGATGAGATGCAGAAAGGGATGGCTATGAGTCACCCCCGGTGGGGGATGGAAGGGAGGAcatagcatgtgcaaaggcccagacAAAAGCTGCCAGACTCTCAGATGTTGCAGGATTGTCACTGATTacagctgtgtgtgtatgtgtgtgttggagtATACTGTAGAGAGGGACCTGACAAAGCAGCcctcaataaatgtcagttggTTTGAACGGCTGTACCCTGTGCTACTGGGCTCAGCACCTATATCCTCATACAGTCTCCACAACCATCCTGTGGCACAGGTCCTCTCATTATCCCCATCTTCCATACCAGGAAATTGAAGTATAGAGTTATAAATAACTTGTTCACAACTGTCTTGCTGTATCAGGAGAGCTGGAGGTGAAGAGAGTCTTCCCAGAAGATTTATTTGGGGTACAGCAATGTAAAGAGAGATGGCTGTTTGTAAATATCTCTGACAGGTCTCGCTTTGGCACACATCTCCCTGAAATGTCAGCTCTGGGAGGGCAGAGGCTGCTCCTGGCAGAACACCTGGCCCCTGGCATGATGCCAGTGCACAGTTGGGTTTGTTGGGATGTTGGGTAGATGACCCAAGGCCTCTGGGTGGCCATGGAACGAGTCTGGAAGAGTCTAGTGCCTTCATTTCCCAGGTGTCTCCTGACTTTTCCAAGGTGGACCCACAAGTCAGGGCAGAACTGGACATGGGgcccaagtcaaaaccaaaatgcTTCAGGAAAGGAGGCCAGGGCACTTGGCTGGAGCCAATCCCTAAGGGGCATGCAGCACTCTTGCAGCCTGGTTGCTGAGTGCACTGTACCCATTCACCTTCAGCCACACACCACCAGCAGTCATCCCCGGGTGCTCAAACAGAGCCAAACTCCACAGTCACCCAGATACTGTGGAGGTTTTCCCATGTTCACATCTTTGCTCCTGCTGTTTCTACTCCTTGGAAGCTCTTTCATGCTTGTCCACTTTCACAACTTCCCACGCTACCCAACTCCAgtggctttctctctctttccttcccttttggcTAGAAACATAAATAAGAAATCCTGATTATATTCTTATTGAACACAAATGTAAACATATCAGAAGTTGTAGAGTTAAAAGTAATTACAGGTATAATATgctgagattaaaaaaagaagtaaaaaatcaaATTCTGCCTTCCCCATCCCAGGCTTGCTTCCAAAGGGAATGTTTGTGATCAACTAGGCATAGATTTCTCTTGCTTTTGTTTACTCACACAAGCATGGGTGCCTGTGAGTGTCTTTGAAAACCAACACAATGGGCTCATTTTGTATGTATTACTTACCAAtggattttgtttctttgtatttatttacttatttatttatttatttatttatagacggagtctcactctgtcaccctggctggagagcactggcatgatcttggctcactgcaacctctgctacccaggttcaagtgattcttctgcttcagcctcctgagtagctgggattataggcacctgtcactgcgcctggctaatttttgtactttttagtagagatggggtttcaccatcttggccaggctggtcttgaactcctgacctcgtgatccacccactttggcctcccaaagtgctgggattacaggagtgagccaccacgcctggcctgtttttatttatttttattattattattatttttaagacagagttttgctctgttgcccagggtggtatctcagctcgctgcatcctctgcctccccggttcaagtgattctcatgcctcagcctccctagtagctgggaggcatgtgccaccacaggcgaattttttgtatttttagtagagacaggttttgccatgttgcccaggctggtcttgaacccctgagctcaagcaatcctcccgccttggcctcctgaagtgctgggattagagacatgagccactgtacctggcctatttttttttttttttaattctttatttggCCTGGACAGTGCTAACAACTaacattttcccatttaattATGTCCAAGAgtgttttctttgtccatttgcatttctcttctcttttaccTGCCCTGGCTCTTCCCTTCCCTAGGGAAGAATATACAAACTTCTATGGAcatatggttttatttctcttgaatatatatctagcagtggaattgctgggtataTGGTAACtgtaacattttgaggaactgccaaactgtttccaaagtggctgcaccgtTTTACAATCCCATCAGCAGTGCATGAggtttccagtttctccacatcctcatcaacacttgttattatccaTCTTTTGATTATTGCCATCCTAAGTGGGTTTgaagtgacatctcattgtgactttgatttgcatttccctgatggctaatgatgatGTGCGttctttcatgtgcttattggccatttgtgtatcttctttggagaaatgtatatttggtcttttatccatttttagaTTGGATTATATGTctctttattattgagttgtaagtgtTCTTTGTGTATTCTGAATTTGGTTCCTTATCagctatgattttaaaatactttttgcccattctgtgggttattttttcactttcttgatggtgttctTTGAAGTGCCAGGTTTTAATCTTggtgaagttcaatttatctatttttcttgggttgcctatgcttttggtatcataccTAAGAAACTTTTGCCTAATGCAAGGTCATGAAGACTTATgcctatatattctttttttttttttttttttgagatggagttttgctctttcacccaggctggagtacagtggcatgatctcagctcactgcaacctccaccttccagtttcaaatgattctcctgcctcagcctcttgagtcgctgggactacaggtgtgtaccatcacacccggcagatttttgtatttttagtagtggcagggtttcgccatgttggtcaggttggtctcaaatgcttgacctcgtgatctgcctgccttgacttcccaaagtgctgggattacaagcgtgagccactgcaactggccataTGCCTATATATTCttataagagttttatagttttagctcttagaTTTAGAACTTTGATCTGTTTTGAATTgatgtttgtatatggtgtgaggtaggggccTAGCTTCATTTTTTGCATATGGAAATCCTGTTGTCCCAGAACCATGTGTTGAAAAGACTCTTCTTCCCCATTAAATTGTTTTGAtactcttgtcaaaaatcaatttattataaatgtaagcatttatttctgcattctcaaTTCTAGTCCATTCATctgtatgtctatccttatgccagtattGCTGTCTATACTGTCTTGACttctatagctttgtagtaagttttgaaatcaggaagtatgagtcctccaactttgtccttctttttcttttttctttttttcttttttgtgagacagagacttgctctgtcacccaggctgaagtgcagtggtatgatcactgctcact includes the following:
- the SPATA12 gene encoding spermatogenesis-associated protein 12, producing MSSSALTCGSTLEKSGDTWEMKALDSSRLVPWPPRGLGSSTQHPNKPNCALASCQGPGVLPGAASALPELTFQGDVCQSETCQRYLQTAISLYIAVPQINLLGRLSSPPALLIQQDSCEQVIYNSILQFPGMEDGDNERTCATGWLWRLYEDIGAEPSSTGYSRSNQLTFIEGCFVRSLSTVYSNTHIHTQL